A single window of Toxoplasma gondii ME49 chromosome Ib, whole genome shotgun sequence DNA harbors:
- a CDS encoding hypothetical protein (encoded by transcript TGME49_209560) gives MHRIHGWGPQYDVTAQQKLSELLAAAAVCAICSSNAFPALTQLGVTLSCVRASYEATLEALQKEPFRPSTDICRTTETAAILARTAEVAVNTEEVSASPGSGLVGGLILKTTHLTQPQSQGDTQNNCLTSITKTRSTAQAPRGTDEIPHRENQGSGLPVGSGNADGDPRIQRTLPSNHVRETVSSRCGCCPLESRSELLSSLVAARPDAASAVLEKNENSGTSDDWSAVVQAEPAPQRTLTPSSERITCRQRNTPRNRPPLCYPGFGDSEEVHTVKSVDGPAEDAIISVEKHDCGFNQCADNQRRYQTAACPTTPSLIPAPSASNTALSFRGNRCPHEKSPLRRLPLGESRSSITRQDVDEDASRCHIVPSRRASSRQESKEGIEAVSLKMNTTSHQTISYCSHHNSANDEGSSLLTHDCHRGCYDKDTTKGFCLATGISSPKLGVSGSSTAVPYNVLTATSTGSPLWPQRRLSQISEY, from the coding sequence ATGCATCGGATTCACGGCTGGGGACCACAATATGACGTGACCGCCCAACAGAAGCTTTCAGAACTCCTTGCCGCTGCAGCAGTATGCGCCATCTGCAGCTCAAATGCCTTCCCCGCACTGACTCAGCTTGGGGTGACGCTTTCGTGTGTCCGGGCCTCCTACGAAGCAACACTTGAAGCTCTACAAAAAGAGCCTTTTCGTCCTAGCACTGACATCTGCAGGACAACTGAGACTGCCGCAATATTGGCGAGGACTGCAGAGGTTGCCGTAAATACTGAAGAGGTGTCAGCTTCTCCGGGGAGCGGACTTGTGGGCGGATTGATTCTAAAAACCACCCACCTGACCCAACCACAAAGCCAAGGTGACACGCAAAACAATTGTTTGACCTCAATAACCAAAACGCGTTCCACGGCACAAGCACCTAGAGGGACGGACGAGATTCCTCACAGAGAAAACCAGGGAAGTGGTCTGCCCGTCGGATCCGGGAACGCGGATGGCGACCCACGAATCCAGAGGACACTCCCAAGCAATCATGTCCGAGAGACTGTTTCTTCGAGGTGCGGTTGCTGTCCTCTGGAAAGTAGATCGGAACTTCTTTCGTCACTCGTTGCGGCAAGGCCAGATGCTGCGTCAGCAGTGTTAGAGAAGAATGAGAATTCAGGCACATCAGATGATTGGTCCGCTGTTGTTCAGGCAGAACCTGCGCCTCAACGTACACTAACGCCCAGCAGTGAACGAATAACCTGTAGGCAACGAAACACTCCGAGAAATAGACCGCCACTTTGCTATCCTGGCTTCGGCGACTCGGAGGAAGTCCACACCGTCAAAAGTGTAGACGGACCTGCTGAGGACGCTATAATATCTGTAGAGAAACATGATTGTGGGTTCAACCAGTGTGCGGACAACCAACGTAGGTACCAGACAGCAGCCTGTCCAACAACACCTTCTCTGATTCCCGCACCTAGCGCCTCAAATACAGCTTTGTCATTTCGTGGAAACAGATGTCCCCACGAAAAGTCGCCGCTAAGACGGTTGCCTCTTGGTGAGTCTAGGAGTTCCATTACACGGCAAGATGTTGATGAAGACGCATCGCGTTGCCACATCGTTCCCAGCAGACGAGCGAGTTCTCGCCAGGAGAGCAAAGAAGGGATAGAGGCAGTGTCTTTGAAGATGAACACCACGAGCCATCAGACCATCAGCTATTGCTCACATCATAATTCTGCCAACGATGAAGGGTCATCGCTTCTGACGCACGACTGCCACCGAGGATGCTATGACAAAGACACCACAAAGGGCTTTTGCCTTGCGACTGGGATAAGCTCTCCAAAACTGGGAGTGTCCGGCTCGAGTACTGCTGTGCCTTACAACGTACTAACTGCCACCTCAACAGGTAGCCCTCTATGGCCTCAAAGGCGCCTGTCTCAAATCTCGGAATATTAG
- the XPMC2 gene encoding suppressor of mitotic defects protein (encoded by transcript TGME49_209570~Gene product name based on ToxoDB Community Expert Annotation.), which translates to MVTESHSHSGLAKRGGSIHRSQGRGDGHSNQQLRQLFNHSRTRRIQGGPSIVRPPAPAVSLDCEMVGCGPDGNISALAQVSICDEKGEVLLDEFVMPDMRITDFRHHVTGLSWSILRDRGISFNAARTLVTDIIRGKVLVGHALQHDLQVLALDHPVHMIRDTSKYKPLRPPGLARNAVPSLRRLTSHWLNREIQTGIHNSVEDCRAAMDLYRKFQSQWERQFLAVNDAQNSLTSIEYLEDKLDHESGTLQTANTPGQAPRKRARSDHGVARQRGSEVYDSDDSGTSEAATVVASESSHPSSNVSAQGRKRQRSVENGARDGVSGYDRTKDADGFPGIDLSGLTKKERKKLKRKLCLGRRG; encoded by the exons ATGGTGACAGAGTCCCATTCACACAGTGGTTTGGCAAAGCGGGGCGGAAGTATTCATCGTTCTCAAGGCCGTGGAGACGGTCACTCTAACCAGCAACTGCGACAGCTCTTTAACCACAGCCGAACCCGAAGGATCCAGGGGGGGCCCTCTATCGTGAGACCACCCGCACCCGCTGTTTCACTTGATTGTGAGATGGTAGGGTGCGGTCCAGATGGAAACATCAGTGCCCTCG CCCAGGTTTCGATCTGCGATGAAAAAGGCGAGGTTCTGCTGGACGAATTCGTTATGCCAGACATGCGAATCACGGATTTCCGTCACCACGTCACTG GTCTCTCCTGGAGCATACTCCGGGACAGAGGAATTTCTTTTAATGCGGCTCGTACTCTCGTCACCGATATAATTCGAGGGAAGGTTCTCGTTGGTCACGCGCTTCAGCACGATCTTCAG GTCCTAGCCCTTGACCATCCTGTGCACATGATTCGTGACACCAGCAAGTACAAGCCGTTGCGCCCGCCCGGCCTTGCCCGAAATGCTGTGCCTTCCCTTAGGCGATTGACGAGCCACTGGCTGAATCGTGAAATCCAGACAG GAATACACAATTCTGTGGAAGATTGTCGTGCAGCAATGGATCTTTATCGGAAATTTCAGTCGCAGTGGGAGCGTCAGTTTCTCGCTGTCAATGATGCACAGAACAGTCTCACTTCGATAGAATATTTAGAGGATAAACTTGATCACGAATCAGGAACGCTACAGACAGCGAACACACCCGGACAGGCTCCCCGCAAGCGTGCTAGAAGTGACCATGGTGTTGCCCGTCAGAGAGGCTCTGAAGTGTACGACTCCGATGACAGCGGCACTTCTGAAGCGGCCACTGTTGTAGCGTCGGAAAGTAGCCACCCTTCCAGCAACGTCAGTGCTCAGGGACGCAAGCGGCAACGATCTGTGGAAAACGGTGCGCGGGATGGGGTCAGCGGCTACGATCGAACTAAGGATGCAGACGGATTCCCTGGAATTGATCTCTCGGGactgacgaagaaggaaagaaagaagctgaagagaaagcTTTGTTTAGGACGCCGTGGATGA
- a CDS encoding RNA methylase family UPF0020 protein (encoded by transcript TGME49_209580~Predicted trans-membrane domain (TMHMM2.0):19-42) — protein sequence MAVRSRDLSTCRAKFVRHAVSQSVASLFSVVPSVSTAGAFFLPVPVRLLPPPESRRCIHCRAPSADSSSRRQLLVRTALPVAQEKPGEAASRGQVTERLPCELQKGPHIPHSQTAFVSNSRGISACSFCQRPVGCFPTSVSFLKGSATAEAPLQRLLLMRWHQRMALSSARIQLNGLVGAEQQLSSDRKVELQKTKRRDRRPSTPRNGEESEMSTRGSAAAERAFAVLRARLAGRQRETTVSQPAENSDSHRAISGLGQHYTDSTSSYSVDSSGLSSKRSDAVFGVDALQSVSTEPGVSDCLADDSSEEDESLLKIFCVCAPGLEGVLARELLSLRLPAPPLFSAEACDAVSSGDPRSDEKVRLQEAALSAAAAAAEAANRLILNGTVDGKYRGSGGGIEVTGTLETLWNICMRSRLTDAVRVRVGSPFPAQRETTLLRRLCALPWQKFVPLVADLGEPVVSVRVRRSRLHHTKMLEEMTSAALKENKKKFLQDSKRDGLPPHMRGRGVTMSGPHLHVTMRDGVCQVSIDAGGDIGKRPWRVSRGPMPLKEPLAAAVAYRTPFLNLLFENKKLFVWDPFCGTGPILLEMLGIAGGIPSNTPRRRHAFFDFPIHSPSRFAAFLDCIRLSPHPNLQNLELFGSDIDLDQIKRAQKNLNAFVERLPRTTEALVNGESDGKLPCKIDFTVGSFLQVSSGIPPGAFIVTNLPYGRRSDRETIDSVYRDFRRMIAARDDWAGVYVLSASKKFKADGGLNWRAISRFSNGGIEVELLKYLGKKQQKVTARC from the exons ATGGCAGTTCGAAGCCGTGACCTATCGACATGCCGAGCCAAGTTTGTGCGGCACGCGGTGTCGCAATCTGTAGCATCTCTGTTCTCAGTTGTCCCTTCTGTGTCGACCGCCGGCGCATTTTTTCTCCCGGTGCCTGTGCGGTTGTTGCCGCCACCAGAGAGTCGACGTTGTATTCACTGCAGAGCCCCTTCTGCAGACAGCAGTTCGCGTCGACAATTGCTTGTGAGAACAGCACTTCCTGTAGCTCAAGAGAAACCGGGTGAAGCTGCCTCTCGGGGCCAAGTGACTGAAAGACTTCCCTGCGAGCTACAAAAAGGTCCACATATACCACATTCTCAAACCGCCTTTGTCTCTAACTCACGTGGAATCTCGGCATGCTCTTTCTGCCAGCGACCTGTCGGTTGCTTCCCGACTTCAGTTTCGTTTCTCAAGGGCTCAGCGACGGCAGAAGCGCCGCTTCAGCGCTTGTTGTTGATGAGATGGCACCAGCGGATGGCTCTGTCTTCGGCCAGGATCCAGCTGAACGGGTTAGTAGGCGCAGAGCAGCAGCTGTCTTCCGACCGAAAAGTGGAGCTCCAGAAGACCAAGAGGCGAGACCGACGACCGTCGACTCCGCGAAATGGAGAGGAGAGTGAAATGTCAACACGTGGTAGTGCCGCAGCGGAGCGAGCATTCGCTGTGCTACGGGCACGTCTAGCAGGGCGACAGCGGGAGACGACGGTTAGCCAGCCAGCAGAAAACAGCGACTCACACCGTGCGATTTCGGGGCTCGGCCAGCATTACACCGACTCTACGTCATCTTATTCTGTTGATTCTTCGGGTCTTTCTTCGAAAAGAAGTGACGCTGTATTTGGTGTCGACGCGCTGCAGTCAGTCTCCACAGAGCCTGGTGTTTCCGACTGTCTGGCAGACGACTCCAGTGAAGAGGACGAATCCTTGCTCAAAATATTCTGCGTGTGTGCACCCGGATTGGAGGGTGTCCTGGCTCGCGAGTTGctttcgcttcgtcttcccgcTCCTCCGCTCTTCAGTGCGGAGGCTTGTGACGCTGTGTCATCCGGAGATCCGCGGTCGGATGAAAAAGTTCGATTGCAAGAGGCGGCCTTGTCtgctgcggctgctgcggccGAGGCGGCAAACAGACTGATTCTGAATGGGACTGTTGATGGGAAGTACCGAGGTTCGGGTGGAGGAATCGAGGTCACTGGCACTCTGGAAACACTATGGAATatttgcatgcgcagccgGTTGACAGATGCTGTCCGAGTACGGGTCGGCAGCCCTTTCCCGGCTCAGCGGGAAACGACGCTTCTGCGGAGACTCTGCGCCCTTCCGTGGCAGAAGTTCGTTCCCCTCGTCGCTGATTTAGGCGAACCCGTCGTTTCGGTGCGAGTGCGCCGCTCAAGGCTGCACCACACCAAGATGCTCGAAGAGATGACATCTGCAGCTCTCaaggaaaacaaaaagaaatTCTTGCAGGATAGCAAGCGAGACGGCCTGCCTCCACACAtgcgaggacgaggag TTACGATGAGCGGACCACATCTCCACGTCACTATGAGGGACGGAGTTTGCCAG GTCAGCATTGATGCTGGCGGAGACATCGGCAAAAGACCGTGGCGTGTTAGTCGCGGGCCGATGCCGTTGAAGGAACCGCTGGCCGCGGCAGTTGCATACCGGACGCCTTTCCTGAATCTGCTCTTTGAAAACAAAAA GCTCTTCGTTTGGGACCCTTTTTGCGGAACAGGACCCATCTTGCTGGAGATGCTAGGAATTGCTGGAGGGATTCCCTCCAACACGCCCCGACGTCGTCATGCCTTCTTTGAC TTCCCCATTCACTCTCCATCGCGTTTCGCCGCCTTTCTCGACTGTATCAGACTGAG CCCCCACCCCAATTTGCAGAATCTGGAACTTTTTGGGAGTGATATCGACCTGGATCAAATCAAG AGGGCGCAGAAGAATTTGAACGCATTTGTTGAACGACTGCCTCGGACGACAGAGGCTCTAGTGAACG GCGAAAGCGACGGAAAATTACCTTGTAAAATTGATTTCACAGTGGGCTCTTTCCTTCAG GTTAGCAGCGGAATTCCTCCTGGCGCTTTCATTGTCACGAATCTCCCGTATGGTCGcaggagcgacagagagaccaTCGATTCAGTGTACCGAGATTTCAGGCGCATGATAGCTGCTCGTGACGACTGGGCAGGCGTCTATGTACTGTCTG CTTCAAAAAAGTTCAAAGCAGATGGAGGACTGAACTGGAGGGCAATTTCACGCTTTTCAAATGGCGGAATAGAAGTCGAACTACTGAAGTACCTCGGCAAGAAGCAACAAAAGGTTACCGCCCGTTGTTAG
- a CDS encoding hypothetical protein (encoded by transcript TGME49_209583) produces MAEVIVDDHRLMKKYALQEMITPIFSIVALSSLLFLLVSISWAVILQLPLFSHQGLKGLDNVLHVVVAIFIICMSTILIMFEALDAICVTVVMSWIRGATDIRWTSRINSDSIVNYESSTLVDYLHLLRRAPQNIEMHT; encoded by the exons ATGGCGGAGGTGATTGTTGATGACCATCGACTGATGAAAAAATACGCCTTGCAAGAAATGATAAC TCCAATATTTAGTATTGTTGCGCTATCGAGCTTG CTATTCCTTCTTGTTAGTATTTCATGGGCTGTGATCCTGCAATTACCGTTATTCTCCCACCAG GGATTGAAAGGACTAGATAACGTTCTCCACGTTGTTGTAGCCATATTCATCATATGTATGTCAACGATCTTG ATCATGTTTGAGGCACTTGACGCTATTTGTGTTACCGTTGTAATGAGCTGGATTCGCGGAGCAACAGACATTCGATGGACGAGCCGCATAAACTCC GACAGCATCGTCAACTACGAGTCGTCAACTCTAGTTGACTATCTGCACCTCTTGAGGCGAGCTCCGCAGAATATAGAAATGCATACTTGA